One part of the Dysidea avara chromosome 10, odDysAvar1.4, whole genome shotgun sequence genome encodes these proteins:
- the LOC136268049 gene encoding leucine-rich repeat serine/threonine-protein kinase 2-like, which translates to MAHGLINEDGRLHTWCKEGKFKKIEEFITSCTDLASRLAYRRGVFGYTPLHEAVSNGHSKVLQLLLNHNGDVNCRANSGYTPLHLAASSGHVDCVRVLLKNSADISNIDEYGKTPIQTAELSSKHAVVKVLKSAEIIKEVRVNGPNLNELLKTPLNQLEEKCIDHALIAAVESGNHSNVGKLILRGASNIDKALEESRKLRKYAVTAALLIIKAAMENDRILVLKLYAENVQGLDTKIPLTEEDDINELQRVVCNHTIKTVVPIEISRRSSASAVREELLLRTDVDKDSGTVLWFGLRLTQLEISWLRKIHWVKKLRLARNEFTSLPPEMGSYLKQCTKLDLQWNKVREIPHCLLELPSINELNLSHNDIVEIPDVPEWSASLSVLDLSYNRLSSLPNSAVAPTLKNLNISNNQFRTVPHCVCSFIGLTTLNIAYNSEILALPSELGRLKNLLNLNLDGLNDLNDPPRSVRVTTADCIRYLNSRLRSARGYFHMKLMLVGKQAMGKSTIVARLQGREIGNESTVGVDVSEWKYAPAYNRKTFHFSIWDFAGQEEYYATHQCFLSKRSLYLLVWNVTEGDAGIADLKPWLNNISVRAPDSCVIVVGTFLDKVSEEDRQSGKIDDLLREVQKLTAQYRRLVVTNITVVGLQGKMENVQKLKEYIYNAASEYKIKNQYVMGAKIPSSYHALDAKLATIHRKVKDGEHEPIMHAAEFEKMVRDLNLVDIQDDEELRTATHFLHEVGALLHYDDRKHNLDDLYFVDPRWLCDLMSTVVTVKQRNPYVKQGILRSKNISLLFKDRRFPTKYFQQYLTLLSRFEIALPLDKDNKRILIPSMLPGARPAIVNEQLPDDKDCYKRFIIFRPSVSGGQTYRCHPTPPGLWSRLLSRIMNSIKKVKHILSEYVPIEEDDLVISTNVRLKSETSTLASVSEVPSEEPEPVENGIHSDTVSTISNLSSTQSAHSVEGSLECDKPAAAHTSAPTEVMTNGPRPLQHQESVDVFPTEDGGNLVYWRTGVFYNVENLFFIIESMVDTIKHQDKDGVLIMCSPTAEGRKILGQLIDLVEQLISEWYPGLAGELDHKVPCYECAKSGAPNPFEFKVDNLLPLIAEHKLSTNCGGCNKVLQLINLVPDLLLADLDTTFLLDASEVMYKKEKESLLGTGAFGEVYRGKYKGQSVAVKLYTAKDDNKVEEGFKELRAESKVLQQLHHPCLVCMVGVTVYPAMSLVLEEAPQGTLQAPLLKEQRAFSRIVMYRIAIQVASALRFLHSINIIFRDLKADNVLLWSLSPDHLINCKVTDFNIAAHADPGGSRGLHGTKGFIAPEVAHVNHLKERSVYDHRADIFSFGMFLYQLIARRHPFHNVQPFKIEAAIEEGQRPQLEDIPVAETGLFYMSRVMKLCWEGNAEDRPKTQEIVEWLCAPALELIISVIPVSSKYSVRNGCIVTPILSNEVGPVPIPSELWICCDGVEGIELSIFNANTMVKVGKHFVRENQVRCMKQCGDHIWVASRAGLEYGVVDIFNKNTKDLVHNIKMRENAVSCITNSDQLVYMGTMEGYCFAFPMDVQTIQCDIKPKYKYVSEHCVDGVVLTKTCLWASTRNQIHFLNPDSLDLEGVEKRTKNPQSFVGLMQLSNNEEQVWSAHLGGVMMSAWNARQRVHLCDVDVGVKAEEKCHVGDPRDRIITAMCTALDTIWIGLASGHIMVFGMNPISPGSPSGELLTYFKPYKSFIRFLAAANYPGPCQKEECMMISGGKMYQPDDSFRELPDFARKDENGQPVDTAGVAILWEVLPAKYMRQVHYLSEGTSYLNYSRLEETMIDTGFTESMKSCPTASPTAVTENGTHENSANDQPVVQQSSRQTQQEPRITLLHTDSTISNGLSGLVGDESLVEQLMVEVVNGRQLQLTCEPPFTLKSVLSKIAVEAQVNGNFLITYQNSKDMVTIKTHDEFNYYLKLPNRPNLHVQLLN; encoded by the coding sequence AAATCATCAAAGAAGTCAGGGTTAATGGCCCAAATCTCAATGAGCTATTGAAGACACCTCTCAATCAGTTGGAAGAAAAGTGCATTGATCATGCTCTGATAGCTGCTGTGGAGAGTGGTAATCATAGTAATGTTGGAAAGTTGATCCTTCGTGGAGCATCAAATATTGATAAAGCTTTGGAGGAAAGTCGCAAGCTGAGGAAATATGCAGTAACTGCAGCCCTTCTGATTATCAAAGCAGCCATGGAGAATGATCGAATCCTTGTCCTGAAATTGTATGCGGAGAACGTACAAGGGCTAGATACTAAGATACCACTAACAGAAGAAGATGATATTAATGAGCTTCAACGGGTTGTGTGTAATCACACTATCAAGACAGTGGTGCCCATTGAAATATCACGACGAAGCAGTGCATCTGCAGTGAGGGAGGAACTTCTACTTAGAACAGATGTTGACAAAGACAGTGGGACTGTGTTGTGGTTTGGCTTGCGTCTGACACAGTTGGAGATTTCATGGTTGCGAAAAATCCACTGGGTGAAAAAGCTGAGATTAGCTCGTAATGAGTTTACTTCTCTTCCACCAGAAATGGGAAGCTACCTGAAACAGTGCACTAAACTTGATTTGCAGTGGAACAAGGTACGTGAAATTCCTCACTGCTTGTTGGAGCTACCTAGCATCAATGAGTTAAATTTGTCACATAATGACATTGTCGAGATACCTGATGTGCCAGAATGGTCTGCCTCTTTGTCTGTACTTGACTTGTCCTATAATCGTTTGAGCAGCTTACCTAACTCTGCAGTGGCTCCCACTTTGAAGAATCTGAATATTAGCAATAATCAATTTCGCACGGTTCCCCATTGTGTATGTTCATTTATTGGTCTTACTACACTCAACATTGCATACAACTCTGAGATACTGGCCCTCCCATCTGAACTAGGTCGACTGAAGAATCTGCTCAATCTCAACTTGGATGGTCTTAATGATCTCAATGATCCCCCCAGAAGTGTCCGTGTTACCACAGCTGATTGTATCCGCTACCTGAACAGCCGTTTACGTAGCGCTCGTGGCTATTTTCACATGAAGTTGATGCTTGTTGGTAAGCAAGCAATGGGAAAGTCTACAATAGTAGCTCGATTACAAGGCCGAGAAATTGGCAATGAATCTACAGTTGGTGTAGATGTTAGTGAGTGGAAATATGCTCCAGCATATAACAGAAAAACGTTTCACTTCAGTATTTGGGATTTTGCAGGCCAAGAAGAGTACTATGCTACTCACCAGTGTTTTTTGTCCAAGAGGTCATTGTACCTACTGGTGTGGAATGTCACTGAAGGAGATGCTGGAATTGCTGACCTAAAGCCATGGCTTAACAATATTTCAGTGCGGGCTCCCGATTCTTGTGTGATTGTTGTGGGTACTTTCCTTGACAAGGTGTCTGAAGAGGACCGCCAGTCAGGAAAAATCGATGACCTTTTGAGGGAAGTTCAGAAGCTCACTGCACAGTACCGACGTCTTGTTGTCACCAACATCACTGTGGTTGGATTGCAAGGTAAAATGGAGAATGTCCAAAAGCTAAAGGAATACATTTACAATGCTGCTTCAGAGTACAAAATAAAGAATCAGTATGTGATGGGTGCCAAAATTCCATCCAGTTATCATGCACTGGATGCCAAGCTGGCTACCATCCACCGCAAGGTGAAAGATGGAGAACATGAGCCAATTATGCATGCTGCAGAGTTTGAGAAGATGGTGAGGGATCTTAATCTTGTTGATATTCAAGATGATGAGGAATTGCGTACAGCTACTCACTTTTTACATGAAGTTGGTGCTCTGCTACATTATGATGACCGTAAGCATAACCTTGATGATTTGTACTTTGTTGATCCTCGATGGCTTTGTGATCTCATGTCTACTGTTGTCACTGTGAAACAAAGGAACCCATATGTGAAGCAAGGAATTTTGAGGAGCAAGAACATCTCTCTGTTATTCAAAGACAGACGCTTTCCTACCAAATACTTTCAACAGTATCTCACATTGCTCAGCAGGTTTGAAATTGCCTTGCCTCTAGACAAAGACAACAAAAGGATTCTGATCCCGTCAATGTTACCTGGGGCTCGTCCTGCCATTGTAAATGAGCAGTTACCAGATGACAAAGATTGTTATAAGCGGTTCATTATTTTTCGCCCTTCAGTTTCTGGAGGCCAAACCTATCGTTGTCATCCCACTCCCCCTGGTTTGTGGAGTCGTTTGCTATCTCGTATCATGAATAGTATCAAGAAAGTAAAGCATATACTAAGTGAGTACGTGCCAATTGAAGAGGATGATCTTGTCATTTCAACAAATGTTCGTTTGAAGAGTGAAACAAGTACCCTTGCCAGTGTTTCTGAAGTGCCTTCGGAAGAGCCAGAACCAGTCGAAAATGGTATCCATTCTGATACGGTCTCAACAATTTCAAATCTTTCCTCCACTCAGTCTGCTCATTCAGTGGAAGGATCTTTAGAATGTGATAAACCAGCAGCAGCACATACATCAGCACCCACTGAAGTGATGACTAATGGGCCTCGACCATTACAACACCAAGAATCAGTTGATGTGTTTCCTACAGAAGATGGTGGAAATTTGGTGTACTGGCGTACAGGGGTCTTTTACAATGTGGAAAATTTGTTTTTTATTATTGAGTCAATGGTGGATACTATCAAACACCAGGACAAAGATGGTGTCTTAATCATGTGTTCACCAACAGCTGAAGGTCGCAAAATATTGGGCCAGCTAATTGATCTTGTTGAGCAGCTGATTTCTGAATGGTATCCTGGACTAGCTGGTGAACTCGACCACAAGGTACCTTGCTATGAGTGTGCAAAATCTGGTGCTCCAAATCCATTTGAATTTAAAGTAGATAATCTGCTGCCTTTGATTGCTGAGCACAAGTTATCTACAAACTGTGGTGGTTGCAATAAAGTGCTACAACTGATAAACCTTGTCCCAGATTTGTTGTTGGCTGACCTTGACACAACATTTCTCCTGGATGCTAGTGAAGTCATGTACAAAAAAGAAAAGGAGAGTTTACTAGGAACTGGAGCATTCGGAGAGGTTTATCGTGGCAAGTACAAGGGTCAGTCGGTGGCTGTAAAACTATACACTGCAAAGGATGACAACAAAGTGGAAGAAGGCTTCAAGGAGTTGCGAGCAGAGAGCAAAGTTTTGCAACAACTACACCATCCATGTTTAGTTTGTATGGTTGGAGTAACTGTATACCCTGCAATGTCACTAGTACTGGAGGAAGCACCTCAAGGAACATTGCAGGCTCCATTGCTTAAAGAACAAAGAGCATTTTCGAGAATCGTTATGTATCGAATTGCTATTCAAGTCGCATCTGCGCTTCGCTTCCTTCACAGCATCAATATCATTTTCCGTGACCTCAAAGCAGATAATGTGTTGTTATGGTCACTGTCACCAGATCATTTGATAAATTGTAAAGTGACTGACTTTAACATAGCTGCTCATGCTGACCCTGGAGGATCACGAGGTCTTCACGGTACCAAAGGTTTTATTGCTCCTGAAGTTGCTCATGTCAATCATTTAAAGGAGCGTTCAGTTTATGATCACAGAGCAGACATATTTTCTTTTGGTATGTTCCTTTACCAGTTGATAGCTCGTCGTCATCCTTTTCACAATGTACAACCGTTTAAAATTGAAGCAGCCATAGAAGAGGGACAGAGACCCCAATTAGAAGACATCCCAGTAGCTGAGACTGGTCTGTTCTATATGTCACGTGTCATGAAACTATGTTGGGAAGGTAATGCTGAGGACCGACCAAAAACTCAAGAGATTGTTGAGTGGCTTTGTGCCCCAGCACTAGAGCTTATTATTAGTGTTATTCCCGTTAGCAGCAAATATTCAGTGCGTAATGGTTGCATCGTTACCCCAATTCTCAGCAATGAGGTTGGACCGGTTCCTATTCCCAGTGAGCTGTGGATTTGCTGTGATGGAGTTGAAGGGATTGAGTTGAGTATCTTTAATGCAAACACAATGGTGAAAGTTGGCAAACACTTTGTGAGAGAAAACCAGGTGCGCTGTATGAAGCAGTGTGGTGACCACATTTGGGTGGCCTCTAGAGCTGGTTTGGAATATGGAGTAGTGGACATCTTCAACAAGAACACTAAGGACTTGGTACACAACATCAAGATGAGAGAAAATGCTGTTTCTTGTATCACCAATTCTGACCAGCTAGTGTACATGGGTACAATGGAAGGTTACTGCTTTGCTTTCCCAATGGATGTGCAAACGATTCAGTGTGACATTAAGCCAAAATACAAGTATGTATCAGAACACTGTGTTGATGGAGTGGTGCTTACCAAGACCTGTTTGTGGGCATCCACCCGTAATCAGATTCATTTCCTGAATCCCGACAGTCTTGACTTAGAAGGGGTGGAAAAGAGAACAAAGAATCCCCAATCTTTTGTCGGACTGATGCAGTTATCAAACAATGAGGAACAAGTTTGGAGTGCTCACCTTGGAGGTGTAATGATGTCAGCATGGAATGCCCGCCAAAGAGTACACTTGTGTGATGTTGATGTGGGAGTCAAAGCTGAAGAGAAGTGTCATGTTGGTGATCCAAGAGATCGAATAATCACTGCCATGTGTACTGCTCTTGATACAATTTGGATTGGGCTAGCCAGTGGACACATAATGGTGTTTGGTATGAACCCTATTTCACCAGGTAGTCCTTCAGGTGAATTGCTGACATATTTCAAGCCTTACAAAAGCTTCATACGTTTCCTTGCTGCCGCTAACTACCCTGGTCCTTGTCAAAAGGAAGAGTGCATGATGATCAGTGGTGGAAAAATGTACCAACCTGATGACAGCTTCAGGGAATTACCAGATTTTGCTCGTAAGGATGAGAATGGCCAGCCTGTGGACACAGCCGGTGTTGCTATTTTGTGGGAGGTACTTCCAGCAAAGTACATGCGACAGGTTCATTACCTCAGTGAGGGCACCTCGTATCTGAATTATTCTCGACTTGAGGAGACCATGATAGATACTGGCTTTACTGAGTCCATGAAAAGCTGTCCCACAGCATCACCAACTGCAGTCACTGAAAATGGGACACACGAAAACAGTGCTAATGACCAACCTGTAGTCCAACAAAGTAGTCGACAAACCCAACAAGAGCCACGTATTACTCTTCTGCACACTGACAGCACCATCAGCAATGGACTCAGTGGATTAGTGGGTGATGAGAGTCTGGTAGAACAACTAATGGTTGAGGTAGTTAATGGACGGCAATTACAACTGACTTGTGAACCCCCGTTTACTCTAAAGAGTGTTTTGAGCAAGATAGCTGTGGAAGCTCAAGTGAACGGAAATTTTCTGATCACATACCAGAACAGCAAGGACATGGTAACTATTAAGACACATGATGAGTTTAACTACTATTTGAAGTTACCTAATCGCCCTAATTTGCATGTGCAGCTGCTTAATTAA